The following proteins are co-located in the Heptranchias perlo isolate sHepPer1 chromosome 30, sHepPer1.hap1, whole genome shotgun sequence genome:
- the haus7 gene encoding HAUS augmin-like complex subunit 7 isoform X1 yields MAASLSEAQVGARVLQRLTNLKCPLLEGISVNDSDAVIQLLCTPGVDRLQILEWLCISCYPPLKRKFEELRFHSRQDYGADLVIKQMTWLGHSLGVCNAEDFDLFQGQASPYRQLVLMDQMLGGIQQFKQITATASTDLECSDSVHLWNSQLLNEVLNDPHLRSPANLECNLSLDAHRLLKRAEANFESRGRKKCSPPSIDSMEKLLMKLSEELKETNGHLEEMKKTVRIVAFQGSMESNDTIMQTLKLTLSDFHQLMTVFSIAFEHEFGVHCNKAAPQICNFGPLCKSVHKLLKSCIDELAGLAEISDTCRKLEMIVNGLQQDVITWDGGEVATLPIRVKEMKKKYAEFLEVFRSNA; encoded by the exons AACCTGAAATGCCCATTGCTGGAGGGAATCAGTGTGAATGATTCAGATGCAGTTATTCAGTTGCTGTGCACGCCAGGAGTGGACAGACTTCAGATCTTAGAATGGTTATGCATTAG CTGCTATCCGCCTCTTAAAAGAAAATTTGAAGAGCTACGCTTTCACTCCAGGCAAGACTATGGAGCAGACCTTGTAATAAAAC AAATGACCTGGCTTGGGCATAGCTTGGGAGTGTGCAATGCTGAGGACTTTGATCTCTTTCAG GGTCAGGCAAGTCCTTATAGACAATTGGTGTTGATGGATCAAATGTTGGGTGGCATCCAACAATTTAAACAGATTACTGCAACAGCCTCAACAGACTTGGAATGTAGTGA TTCTGTTCATTTATGGAATTCCCAGCTGCTGAATGAAGTTCTAAATGATCCCCATCTTCGCTCGCCAGCAAATCTGGAGTGTAACCTCTCTCTTGATGCACACAGACTCCTTAAGAGAGCTGAGGCCAATTTTGAATCGCGAGGAAGAAA gaaATGCTCTCCACCTTCTATTGACTCCATGGAGAAATTGTTGATGAAGCTTTccgaggaattaaaggaaacaaATGGGCATCTTGAAGAGATGAAGAAAACAGTGAGAATT GTTGCTTTCCAGGGCTCCATGGAGAGTAATGATACCATCATGCAAACTTTAAAACTTACGCTTTCAGACTTTCATCAGCTGATGACTGTGTTTTCCATAGCATTTGAGCATGAATTTGGTGTACACTGTAATAAGGCAGCACCCCAAATTTGCAACTTTGGACCTCTCTGCAAATCTGTACATAAGCTGCTGAAATCCTGCATTGAT GAGCTTGCTGGCTTGGCGGAGATAAGTGACACATGCAGAAAGTTGGAGATGATTGTGAATGGACTGCAGCAAGATGTGATAACCTGGGATGGTGGTGAAGTTGCTACATTGC cgATACGGGTTAAAGAGATGAAGAAGAAATATGCAGAATTTCTGGAAGTCTTTCGGAGTAATGCCTAA
- the haus7 gene encoding HAUS augmin-like complex subunit 7 isoform X2 yields MAASLSEAQVGARVLQRLTNLKCPLLEGISVNDSDAVIQLLCTPGVDRLQILEWLCISCYPPLKRKFEELRFHSRQDYGADLVIKQMTWLGHSLGVCNAEDFDLFQGQASPYRQLVLMDQMLGGIQQFKQITATASTDLECSDSVHLWNSQLLNEVLNDPHLRSPANLECNLSLDAHRLLKRAEANFESRGRKKCSPPSIDSMEKLLMKLSEELKETNGHLEEMKKTVAFQGSMESNDTIMQTLKLTLSDFHQLMTVFSIAFEHEFGVHCNKAAPQICNFGPLCKSVHKLLKSCIDELAGLAEISDTCRKLEMIVNGLQQDVITWDGGEVATLPIRVKEMKKKYAEFLEVFRSNA; encoded by the exons AACCTGAAATGCCCATTGCTGGAGGGAATCAGTGTGAATGATTCAGATGCAGTTATTCAGTTGCTGTGCACGCCAGGAGTGGACAGACTTCAGATCTTAGAATGGTTATGCATTAG CTGCTATCCGCCTCTTAAAAGAAAATTTGAAGAGCTACGCTTTCACTCCAGGCAAGACTATGGAGCAGACCTTGTAATAAAAC AAATGACCTGGCTTGGGCATAGCTTGGGAGTGTGCAATGCTGAGGACTTTGATCTCTTTCAG GGTCAGGCAAGTCCTTATAGACAATTGGTGTTGATGGATCAAATGTTGGGTGGCATCCAACAATTTAAACAGATTACTGCAACAGCCTCAACAGACTTGGAATGTAGTGA TTCTGTTCATTTATGGAATTCCCAGCTGCTGAATGAAGTTCTAAATGATCCCCATCTTCGCTCGCCAGCAAATCTGGAGTGTAACCTCTCTCTTGATGCACACAGACTCCTTAAGAGAGCTGAGGCCAATTTTGAATCGCGAGGAAGAAA gaaATGCTCTCCACCTTCTATTGACTCCATGGAGAAATTGTTGATGAAGCTTTccgaggaattaaaggaaacaaATGGGCATCTTGAAGAGATGAAGAAAACA GTTGCTTTCCAGGGCTCCATGGAGAGTAATGATACCATCATGCAAACTTTAAAACTTACGCTTTCAGACTTTCATCAGCTGATGACTGTGTTTTCCATAGCATTTGAGCATGAATTTGGTGTACACTGTAATAAGGCAGCACCCCAAATTTGCAACTTTGGACCTCTCTGCAAATCTGTACATAAGCTGCTGAAATCCTGCATTGAT GAGCTTGCTGGCTTGGCGGAGATAAGTGACACATGCAGAAAGTTGGAGATGATTGTGAATGGACTGCAGCAAGATGTGATAACCTGGGATGGTGGTGAAGTTGCTACATTGC cgATACGGGTTAAAGAGATGAAGAAGAAATATGCAGAATTTCTGGAAGTCTTTCGGAGTAATGCCTAA